Genomic window (Pseudomonas xantholysinigenes):
ATCACCGCGCAGGGCTGGTTGCCGGCGACCAGGTCCTTGGCGATGGCCGCCTCCAGCGCCTCGGGACGCATGGCGAACTGCTCATCGGTGGCGATCAGGCGAATATTGTCACGGCCAAAGCCTGCCAGCAGCGCGGCCTTGTCCACCGAGCTGTGGGCATGGGCACTGACATAGACGATCAACGGCCTGGCCTGGCCCTGCAGGCCACCGCGCACCTGGGCATGGTCGGTGGCGCGCTCGCGCGCGCAGATCAGCGCCACCAGGGTGCTGGTCGAGGCGGTGTCCTGGATCACCCCGCTCCACTGGTCGCCGAGCCCCAGCAACTGGCGCAGCCAGTCGAGGGTGGTTTCCTCCAGTTCGCTCAGGGCCGGGCTGGACTGCCACGACAAGCCGAGCACGCCCAGGCCGGTGCTGAGAAAATCCCCGAGCACCGAGGACAGGGTGCCATTGGAGGGGAAGTAGCCGTAGAAGTCCGGGTGCTGCCAATGCGACAGGCCGGGCATGAGCAGCTTGTCGACGTCGGCGAGGATGGCCTCGAACGGTTCGCCTTGCCGTGGCGCGCCTTGCGGCAAGGCGGCCTTGAGGTAGCCGGGCTGGACCTGGGCCATGACCGGGCGCTCGCCGACGCTCTGGCGGTAGTCGGCGATCAGGTCGATCAGTTGGTGGCCGTACTGGCGGAATTGTTCTGGGGTCACGGGGGCTCTCCTGCGGGTTGTCAGGCGCCAGTGCCGGCCTCTTCGCGGGTAAACCCGCTCCCACAGAGGGTATCTCCATAGCCTGTGGGAGCGGGCTTGCCCGCGAAGAGGCCGGCGCAGGCAACACAATGTCCGCAGTCTAGGCGCCTGCCAGTTGGCGAATAACCCCACTTCGCGCATAGCTGCTATGGCGCAGGCGCATGCCCGCCCTGCACGCCGAACTGCGACTGACGCCACACCTCGAACACCCGGTTGCGCAACCAGCGGTGCTCGGCGGAGGCTTGCAGGCGCTGGTGCCAGACCACCCAGTAGCGCTGGCTATGGCCGATGAAACCCAAGGGGCGCCAGGCCAGGCCGTGCAGGCGCGCCAACTGCACGGCAATATGCTCGGGCACCGTGGCCAGCGCCTGGCCCTGGCCGACCACCTGCACCATGGCACTGAAGAACGGCACCTCCAGGCTGATCCGCCGTTGCAGGCCCAGGGCCCGCAGGTGGCGGTCGATGAAGCTGTCCTTGTCACCGCCGCCGGATACGCGCACGTGCTTGAACGCCAGGTAGTCCTGCTGGCTCACCTCGGCCTGGGCGCTCAGCGGGTGGTCCTGGCGCATCAGGCACACCGCCCGGTCCTCGCCCAGCAGGCGCCCGTGCAAGTTGGGCGGCGACTCGTCGAACAAGGTGGTGGCCAGGTCGATTTCACCGCTGGCGAGCAAGGCATACTGACCCGCTTGCCAGGTGCGGTACTCCAGCGAGACACCGGGCGCCTCCTGCTCCAGCACGGCCACCAGCTGCGGCAGCATGTGTTCGGCCACGTAATCGGAGGCGGCCAGGCAGAAACGCCGTTCGCAGCGCGCCGGGTCGAACGCCGCCGGTTGACGCAGGGCATTGAGTTCCTCGAGTACCTGGCGCAACGGCTCGACCAGCGCCTCGGCATGTTCGCTGAGCACATAGCCACGTCCCTGGCGTACCAGCAACGGGTCGTCGAACGCTTCGCGCAGGCTGGCCAGCTGGCGGCTCAGCGCCGACTGGCTGCAGCCCAGGCGTTCGGCGGCATGGCTGAGGTTCTTCAGCTGCAGCAGGCAATCAAGGGTGCGCAGGTGGGCGAGGCTGAGCGAGGCGAAGGCAGGATGCATGGCACGGGTCCGGAAATGAGCGCGGGGCAAGCCCACCCCCACAACGGCGGTGGGAGCGGGGTTGCCCCGCGATGACGTCGCCTGGATCAGTCGGTCAGGCCGACATAGACGTTCTGCACATCGTCGTTATCATCGATCGCCTCGAGGAACGCCTCGACCTCGGCCAGGGCCTCGGCGCTCAGGCCGGCGGCGCTTACCGGGTTCTTCGGGGTGTAGCCGATCTTCGCCGAGGTAACGGTGAAACCGTGCTCCGGCAGGGCTTTCTGCACGGCGTCCAGGTCGGTGGTGTCGGTGATGAACAGGGTCGAGCCCTCTTCCTCGCCGTCCTCGAAGTCCTGGGCACCGGCTTCGATGGCCGCCATCTCCGGGTCGGCGTCACCTTCGGCGGTGGCCTCGATCAGGCCGACATGGTTGAAGTCCCAGGCCACCGAGCCGCTGGCGCCAAGCTGGCCCTTGCGGAACAGCACGCGGATCTGGGCCACGGTACGGTTGACGTTGTCGGTCAGGCACTCGACGATCAGCGGCACCTGGTGCGGGGCGAAGCCTTCGTAGCTGACAGCGTGGTACTGCACGGCTTCGCCGTCCAGGCCCGCGCCTTTCTTGATCGCACGCTCGAGGGTTTCACGGGTCATCGAGGCTTTCTTGGCCTGGACGATGGCCAGGCGCAGGCGCGGGTTCATGTCCGGGTCGGCGCCGGACTTGGCGGCGATCTGGATCTCCTTGGCCAGCTTGCCCATGATCTTGCCTTTGGCGTTGGCCGCCGTTTCTCTATGCTTGGCTTTCCACTGTGCGCCCATATCGACTCTCTTTGTTTCAGCGGCCGGTTCAGGAAGCGACCGGCCAAAAAGTGGGGAGAGTTTATACGCCCTTGCTGCCGGGTTCGACAAGAAAACACACAACCCGCGTGGGAGCGGGTTTACCCGCAAAACAAGCGACGCTGTGCCTGGCACCGGCTGCGCCGGTGTTCGCGGCTGAAGCCGCTCCCACAGGGAAGGGACCGCGCCGACCTCAGGACATGCACCACACCTGTGGGAGCGGGTTTACCCGCGAAGCAAGCGACTCAGTGCCTGGCACCGGCTGCGCCGGTGTTCGTGGCTGAAGCCGCTCCCACAGGGAAGGGACCGCGCGACCTCAGGGCATGCACCACACCTGTGGGAGCGGGTTTACCCGCGAAGCAAGCGACGCGGTGCCTGGCGCCGGCTGCGCTGGTGTTCGCGGCTGAAGCCGCTCCCACAGGGAAGGGACCGCGCGACCTCAGGGCATGCACCACACCTGTGGGAGCGGGTTTACCCGCGAAGCAAGCGACGCGGTGCCTGGCGCCGGCTGCGCTGGTGTTCGCGGCTGAAGTCGCACGACGTGTGGCTCAGCCCTTGTCGGCCTTGCCCGCCGCCGCCGCGAACCTGGCCAGGCGTACATCCAGCCGGCGCGGCCGCAGGCCGTGGTCCTCGGCCCGCTCCTTGCGGCGAATGGCATTACGCACCAGCAACGAGCCCAGGTAGCGGACCGGCTCCGGCGGGAACTGCCCCAACGGCCCCTTGACCAGTGGCGAACGGGTCCAGGGGTTGTCCAGGCCCAATGCCAGCGACGAGAGGATCTGCCCGCCCATGTGGCACGGCCCGACCCCACTGCCCGAATAGCCAAAGCCATAGAACACATTACCCTGCCCATCCAGCCTGCCGAAGAACGGCAAGCCGGTCACCGAGCGGTCCGACGGCCCGTTCCAGCTCGCCGCCAGCGGCACCTCGGCCAAGGTTGGGAAAAATTCCGCCAGGCTGTCGCGCAACAGCGGCTGGTAGGGTGACGGCTGGTCGAACACCGGCAGCATGCGCCCACCATAGGCGAAGGTGTTGCCGCCCTTGCCGAGCATCAGCCGGCCATCGGCGGTGTTGTGGTAGTAGTGCACGAAGATCCGCGAGTCGAGCACGCTGACGCCGCTGTCCAGGCCGATCTGGCGCAGCAGCTCCGGGCATGGCTCGGTGATGATCATGTCGCTGGAGACGATCGCCACGCTGCGTTCGAACTGCGGGAAGGCGCGCGCCATCCAGGCATTGAGGCCGAGTACCACGCGATCGGCGCGAATGCTCCCACCAGGGGTACGCACCGTGGCCGGCGCGCCATGCGCCAGCCCAGTCATCGCCGTGCCCTCATGGATGCGCACCCCACGCTGCAACGCCACCCGGCGCAAACCACGTACCAGGCGCCCCGGCTGCACCGTGGCGGCGGCCGGCGAATACCAGCCTTCCAGGTGCCGCTCGGAGCCCGCCAGGCGCTGCAACTGGGCCAGGGGCAGGCGCTGGAACGAGTTGATTCCTTGGCGCTGCAGAGCCGCGATCACTGCATCGGTGCCGCCGAGCTGGGCCTGGTTGGTGGCGGTGTACAAGGTGCCGTCCATACGGTAGTCGCAGTCGATGCCATTGCTGGCACAGAACGCGCCGATGGCCGCGATGCTGTGCTCCGACTCGCGCACCAGGCGCACCGCCTCCTGCGTGCCGAACAAGCGCTCGAGGGTAAAGTACTTGGCCGACCACGACAGCGCGCAGCCGCCGTTGCGCCCACTGGCCCCGGCGCCGCAGATGTCCGCCTCGATCAGCAGCACATCCAGTTGCGGCGCTTGTTCCTTGAGCATCAGCGCGGTCCACAGCCCGGTGTAGCCACCGCCGACGATACAGACATCGCAACGCGTATCGCCGGTCAGTGGCGGGCATGGCGCCGCCGCTTCCTGCTCCAGGGCCTGTTGCAGCCAGAAGGGTCTCATCGGTTTCGCTTTCCTTTAGGTACGCAGTGGCTTGATCGCCATGCCGGTGTTGGGGGCCACATCGTTGGCCTGGGGTGTACTGGCCGGGCGGCTGTTCCAGTGCGGCAGCAGCACCAGGGCGGAGAACAGCGCGGTGCCGGCGAAGATGATGAACACCGTGACGCTGTCGAAGTAGCCCGGCAGCAGGCCGCCGAGCACCGCGCCCACCGAGCCGCAGCCGTTGACGAAGCCGGCGGCGGTGGCGCCGGCCTTGGCAGTACCGAAGTCGATGGCGGCGGCACCGCTGATCATCGAGTCGGGGCCGTAGAGGGTCAGGCCCATGACGAACAGCAGCGCCACGACCAGCATCACGCTGCCGCTGTGCATCGCGGCCATGAAGCCGGCCAGGGTCAGGGTCAGCAGTATCAGGCTGATCACACAGGCCGGCATGCGCCGGGCGCCGAACAGCTTGTCGGAGGCCAGGCCGATGAGGATCGGCCCGAGCAGCCCGGCCAGTTCGAAGGCGGTGGGGATGATCGCCGCGCCGACCTTGCCCACCGACGGCATCTGTTCGAAGACGATCACCGGCCCCCACAGCAAGATGGCGTAGCGTGCCGGCTTGAGCATGAAGTAGGCCAGGCCCAGGGTGAGCACGGTGCGGTTGCGCAGGATCTCGCGCAAAGGTGCCCAGACGCTGCACAGGTTGCCCCCTGGCGCCATGCTTTGCGGTTCAGGCTCCACCGCTGGCAGGCCGACATCCTCGGGTTTGTTGCGCTGGAAAATGAAGAACAGCACCGCCACCGCCGCCACCACCACGGCGCTGGAGAAGAATGCCGCATGCCAGCTGCCGACCAGGGTGTAGGCCCACCAGCCGGCGAACGGCGAGGCGACCAGGCCGCCAAAGGCGTAGCACGAACTCCACAGCCCCAGTACCCGCCCGCGCTGTACCGACGGGAAGAAGCTGCCGATGTTCTTGCACAGCCCCGCCCAGCCGGTGGACTGGGCCAGGCCCTGGACCAGCATGCAGGTGGCGAAGATCGGGAAGGTCGCGTAGCTGCCCATCACCACCGCGGCGGCGGCCGAGATCAGCAGCCCACCCAGCACCACCACACGCGGCCCAAAGCGGTCGGCGAGCATGCCCCAGGTGAACTGGCCCACGGCGTAGGCCGCCAGGTAGATGGCGTCGAGGTTGGCCATCGCGGCCTTGTCGAGCATGAACGTCGGGTCTTCGGCGATGCCCAACTTGGCCACCGAAAACGCCTTGCGGGTGAAGTAGAAGGCGGCGTACGCCAGCCAGGTAATGGCGAAGATCTGCATGCGCCAACGCTTGATGGCGCCCAGGGATTGATTCATGTGACTCTGACCTCTTGCGTGAGTGTGCCGGCAGAATGTGAAGAAACGCCTGTCTTGTTGTTGTGTTGCGCACTGCATGACGGAGGGACGTCATCTGGTCAGATGGCGGCGCGGGTCGGGCGTGACCGGGGCGCCGCCATGGCCGGCCGGGCGCTGCTTGTGGCAGCGCGGCCGGGTTGAAACACATGGAAACAGCTGCTGACTGATAAATAAAATCGATTTATCGTATTTCACACATAAGCCAGACTTTTAAGTGGAGTACTCGATGTCGGTCTCGCACGCTCAACTCAAGGCCTTCCATGCCGTTGCCGAGCAAGGCAGCTTCACCCGCGCGGCACAGAAGCTGTTCCTCACCCAGCCGGCGGTGTCCGACCAGGTGCGCAAGCTGGAAGAGCGCTTTGGTGTGTTGCTGTTCCAGCGCAACAAGCGCTCGGTGCAGTTGACCGACCTGGGCGAGCGGCTGCTGGGGGTGACCCAGCGCCTGTTCGCCTGCGAGGCCGAGGCCGTGGAGCTGCTGCAGGACTCCCGCGCCCTGCATACCGGCAGCCTGACCCTGGCGGTGGATGCGCCGGTGCATGTGCTGCCGCAGGTGGCGCGGTTCTGCCAGCGCTACCCGGGCATCCAGGTGAAGATCGAGACCGGCAACACCGATGAGTCGCTGGCGCGGCTGTTCAGTTACCAGGCCGACCTGGCGTTGCTGGGGCGCGATGTCGATGATGAACGGCTGCATTGCGTGCCGATTCGCCGGGATCCGATGGTGGCGTTCGTGTCGCACCAGCATCCGTGGGCCAGTCGGGGGGCCATCAGCCTGGCCGACCTGGATGACACACCCTTGGTGCTGCGTGAGCCGGGGTCGGTGACGCGGCAGACGCTGGAAGAGGAGATGCAGCGGGCGGGGCTGCGGATTCGGCCGGCGATCCAGGTCGAAGGCCGTGAAGCTGCGCGTGAGGCGGTGGTGGTGGGGATTGGCGTGGGGGTGGTTTCGGCGGCGGAGTTCGGGGCGGATGCGCGGGTGTGTGCGTTGCCGATTGTTGATTGTCAGCGGCATTTGACCGAAACGCTGGTTTGCTTGAGGGAGCAGCGGATGCGGCGGGTGGTGGCTACGTTTTTGGAGATGGTTTGAGGGGGGGGGCGGGATCTGGTGCTATTGTTTTGATTTTTGCATGCTTATTCATAGACGATAGCGACTTTTAGTCACCTTTCCGCCCTTACGGCGGGTTACTTTGGTCGTGGCCAAAGTAACCAAAGCCGTTGTGCTCCATTCATCCGGCCCTCCGCTGCGCTCCGGGTTCCCTCGCTCCGTTCTTGCTCCCGGGAGGATCGCGCTGAACGCCCCATCCTGGGGCGCAGCGCTTGACGGGCATCCATGCCCGTCACCTCCCTTCGCAAGAACTCCGCTCGGCCTCCTGAAGTCGCAATTGGCGGTGCCTGAACTATCGCGCACTTAGAAGCAAGAACAAGAACAAGAGCAAGAGCAAGAGCAAGAGCAAGAGCAGAAGTTTTAAATTGGTTTCTGGCAGTCATTTAAATATTGACTGCTCTGACCCTTTCGCGGGTAAACCCGCTCCCACAGGGTTATGCATATTTTCAACTTCCACCACTCTCCTGTGGGAGCGGGCTTGCCCGCGAAAGGGCCCTGGAGATCACAGACATGCAACTAGCGACAGCTGCGCCAGTGCAGGCGCCGCCCCTAACTTCGCGACTTCAGGAGGCCGAACGCAGGCCTTGCGGAGGGAGGTGACGGGCATGGATGCCCGTCAAGCGCTGGGGCCCAGGATGGGCCCTACAGCGCGGTCCTCCCGGGAGCAAGGCCGGAGTGAGGGAACCCGGAGCGAAGCGTAGGGCCGGATGATGGAGCGCACGGTTTTTGGTTCCTTTTTGCCACGACAAAAAGGAACTCGCCGTAAAGGCGAAAAGGTGACTATGCGTCGACATCGCAAATGAATGCGCATAAAACTATTAAAACAACCCCCAATCTCAGAAACTCCAAAAAACACATTCATCGCCAAACCAACCGCAAGGCCCCACCCCATGCTCTACCGCCTGGCCGCCGACACCCTGGTCCTGTTCCATCTCTCGTTCATCCTGCTGGTCCTGTTCGGCGGCCTGCTGGTGCTTTGGCGCCGCCGCGCCCTGCTACTCCACTTACCCGCCCTCGCCTGGGGCCTGGCCGTGGAAGGCCTGCACCTGGAATGCCCCCTCACCGACTGGGAAAACCACCTGCGCCACGCCGCCGGCGACCTCGGCTACCACGGCGGCTTCGTCGAACACTACATCTGGCCACTGATCTACCCCGCCGGCCTGACCCCACAAATCCAACTGTGGCTCGGCGCCGTGGTCCTGACCCTCAACCTCGGCGTCTACAGCTACGTGCTCTGGCGCCTAGCGCGTCGCCACCACGAATAACCGCGGGAACGGCAGCAGCACCTTGCCATCGCTGGCCGCCGGGTAATCATGCTGCATGGCCTGCAAATACAGCTGCAGGAAATCCGTCTGCTCCCCCTCATCCAGCCGCGCCAGATACGGCCGCAACGCCGAGCCCTTGAACCACTCCACCACCGCCTCGGCACCACCGGCCAACGGATGATGGTAGGTGGTGCGCCACACATCCACCCGCGCGCACAGCGGGCTCAACAAGTCGTAGTAAAACCCCGCATTGTGCCGCGGCGGCAAACTGAAATCGGCGAACTTGGCCGCCCACGGCCCACGGCTGGCGATCTCGCGCAACTGCCGGTGAGCGGGCTCGTCAAGGTTGTCCGGGGTCTGCACCGCCAGGCTGCCCCCCTCGCTCAATTGCCGCACCAGATGCGGATACAGGTTGCCGTGCTCCGGCACCCATTGCAGCGACGCATTGGCGAGGATCAGGTCCTGTGGCTCCTGGGCCGTCCAACCGGC
Coding sequences:
- a CDS encoding LysR substrate-binding domain-containing protein; its protein translation is MSVSHAQLKAFHAVAEQGSFTRAAQKLFLTQPAVSDQVRKLEERFGVLLFQRNKRSVQLTDLGERLLGVTQRLFACEAEAVELLQDSRALHTGSLTLAVDAPVHVLPQVARFCQRYPGIQVKIETGNTDESLARLFSYQADLALLGRDVDDERLHCVPIRRDPMVAFVSHQHPWASRGAISLADLDDTPLVLREPGSVTRQTLEEEMQRAGLRIRPAIQVEGREAAREAVVVGIGVGVVSAAEFGADARVCALPIVDCQRHLTETLVCLREQRMRRVVATFLEMV
- a CDS encoding FAD-dependent oxidoreductase → MRPFWLQQALEQEAAAPCPPLTGDTRCDVCIVGGGYTGLWTALMLKEQAPQLDVLLIEADICGAGASGRNGGCALSWSAKYFTLERLFGTQEAVRLVRESEHSIAAIGAFCASNGIDCDYRMDGTLYTATNQAQLGGTDAVIAALQRQGINSFQRLPLAQLQRLAGSERHLEGWYSPAAATVQPGRLVRGLRRVALQRGVRIHEGTAMTGLAHGAPATVRTPGGSIRADRVVLGLNAWMARAFPQFERSVAIVSSDMIITEPCPELLRQIGLDSGVSVLDSRIFVHYYHNTADGRLMLGKGGNTFAYGGRMLPVFDQPSPYQPLLRDSLAEFFPTLAEVPLAASWNGPSDRSVTGLPFFGRLDGQGNVFYGFGYSGSGVGPCHMGGQILSSLALGLDNPWTRSPLVKGPLGQFPPEPVRYLGSLLVRNAIRRKERAEDHGLRPRRLDVRLARFAAAAGKADKG
- a CDS encoding DUF2784 domain-containing protein, whose protein sequence is MLYRLAADTLVLFHLSFILLVLFGGLLVLWRRRALLLHLPALAWGLAVEGLHLECPLTDWENHLRHAAGDLGYHGGFVEHYIWPLIYPAGLTPQIQLWLGAVVLTLNLGVYSYVLWRLARRHHE
- a CDS encoding MFS transporter, whose translation is MNQSLGAIKRWRMQIFAITWLAYAAFYFTRKAFSVAKLGIAEDPTFMLDKAAMANLDAIYLAAYAVGQFTWGMLADRFGPRVVVLGGLLISAAAAVVMGSYATFPIFATCMLVQGLAQSTGWAGLCKNIGSFFPSVQRGRVLGLWSSCYAFGGLVASPFAGWWAYTLVGSWHAAFFSSAVVVAAVAVLFFIFQRNKPEDVGLPAVEPEPQSMAPGGNLCSVWAPLREILRNRTVLTLGLAYFMLKPARYAILLWGPVIVFEQMPSVGKVGAAIIPTAFELAGLLGPILIGLASDKLFGARRMPACVISLILLTLTLAGFMAAMHSGSVMLVVALLFVMGLTLYGPDSMISGAAAIDFGTAKAGATAAGFVNGCGSVGAVLGGLLPGYFDSVTVFIIFAGTALFSALVLLPHWNSRPASTPQANDVAPNTGMAIKPLRT
- the tam gene encoding trans-aconitate 2-methyltransferase → MAWSATQYSLFEDERTRAVRDLLAAVPPRSVRHATDLGCGPGNSTEVLLQRHPDAQVTALDSDADMIDKARQRPRLSIPRVRCEIADIAGWTAQEPQDLILANASLQWVPEHGNLYPHLVRQLSEGGSLAVQTPDNLDEPAHRQLREIASRGPWAAKFADFSLPPRHNAGFYYDLLSPLCARVDVWRTTYHHPLAGGAEAVVEWFKGSALRPYLARLDEGEQTDFLQLYLQAMQHDYPAASDGKVLLPFPRLFVVATR
- a CDS encoding YebC/PmpR family DNA-binding transcriptional regulator, with product MGAQWKAKHRETAANAKGKIMGKLAKEIQIAAKSGADPDMNPRLRLAIVQAKKASMTRETLERAIKKGAGLDGEAVQYHAVSYEGFAPHQVPLIVECLTDNVNRTVAQIRVLFRKGQLGASGSVAWDFNHVGLIEATAEGDADPEMAAIEAGAQDFEDGEEEGSTLFITDTTDLDAVQKALPEHGFTVTSAKIGYTPKNPVSAAGLSAEALAEVEAFLEAIDDNDDVQNVYVGLTD
- a CDS encoding LysR family transcriptional regulator encodes the protein MHPAFASLSLAHLRTLDCLLQLKNLSHAAERLGCSQSALSRQLASLREAFDDPLLVRQGRGYVLSEHAEALVEPLRQVLEELNALRQPAAFDPARCERRFCLAASDYVAEHMLPQLVAVLEQEAPGVSLEYRTWQAGQYALLASGEIDLATTLFDESPPNLHGRLLGEDRAVCLMRQDHPLSAQAEVSQQDYLAFKHVRVSGGGDKDSFIDRHLRALGLQRRISLEVPFFSAMVQVVGQGQALATVPEHIAVQLARLHGLAWRPLGFIGHSQRYWVVWHQRLQASAEHRWLRNRVFEVWRQSQFGVQGGHAPAP